One region of Channa argus isolate prfri chromosome 20, Channa argus male v1.0, whole genome shotgun sequence genomic DNA includes:
- the armc7 gene encoding armadillo repeat-containing protein 7 translates to MWRKGSSEGSDRFEYLQTLVTEFQDTDSEEAKEQVLANLANFAYDPNNMEYLRELQVTDLFLDMLTEENENLVEFGMGGVCNLSMDPQCRDIILQNSGISLVTNCLSSQREETVLSAITTLMNLITPSSHSEITDPAILQCMMRFSLSESPRLHNLAAVFLQDCCTEEQVAQAEQQMQGQQTAVGIPLPKD, encoded by the exons ATGTGGAGGAAAGGCTCGTCTGAAGGCTCTGACCGGTTTGAATACTTACAAACTTTGGTCACTGAGTTTCAGGACACGGACAGTGAAG AGGCAAAGGAGCAAGTGCTGGCTAACCTGGCCAATTTTGCGTACGATCCAAACAACATGGAGTATTTGAGGGAGCTGCAGGTAACCGACCTCTTCTTGGACATGTTGACTGAGGAGAATGAAAACTTAGTGGAGTTTGGGATGG GGGGGGTGTGTAACCTCAGTATGGACCCTCAGTGCAGAGACATCATCCTGCAAAACAGTGGGATCAGCTTAGTCACGAACTGTCTTTCAAGCCAGAGGGAAGAGACAGTGCTTTCAGCCATCACTACCCTCATGAACCTCATAACGCCCTCGTCACACTCTGAGATCACTGACCCAGCCATCCTGCAGTGCATGATGCGCTTCTCCCTCTCTGAGAGCCCTCGCCTGCACAACCTGGCAGCGGTGTTTCTGCAGGACTGCTGCACCGAGGAGCAGGTGGCCCAGGCAGAGCAGCAGATGCAGGGACAGCAGACAGCAGTCGGGATCCCGCTGCCCAAGGACTAA